A stretch of Pseudoprevotella muciniphila DNA encodes these proteins:
- a CDS encoding zinc-dependent metalloprotease, which yields MKKLSLLVLSLLIMMPTAAFAQNEKPVEKKTEAPAAPKAAKKVEKKKEKKSAQPKKGQPTQAAKPSTPPPAQAKSGLFGVAKQGDDYFFDIPDTILGKRILATVRFISTPADLKLYGGELVNQQTVYWEKTPNNHLALRSDPYVTMADKYDEINKAVTTSNENPIIGSFKIEQGAGKGASRIKVTQFLLSDNGALTLSKNTKTNTGAASLMPQQSYIEEINTFPLNTEVKMVTTWMAPSGRTPSASMTGKLTFRLNVSFVQLPDKPMQRRLFDPRVGYFTDGFTLYSDDQQRVANKRFITRWRLEPKNEEDAERMKRGELVEPKKQIVYYIDPATPKQWRKYLIAGVEDWQEAFEQAGFKNAIVAKEWPDSDKTMSMEDARYSVIRYLASDIPNAYGPQVHDPRTGEILESHICWYHNVMKLVHDWYMVQAGTLDEAAQKMKFDEELMGQLIRFVSSHEVGHTLGLRHNFGSSSTVPVEKLRDKAWVEEHGHTPSIMDYARFNYVAQPEDGIERVGIFPRIGDYDKWAIKWGYSPMWDAFDDESDHRELEKLVQDNLAKDRRLWFGDGEMRRGDPRCQTEDLGDDAILASHYGILNLKRQMKNVPEWSYDATDIYNTNAREVYNTIISQFNRYMGHVMGNIGGVYYDFKTVDESGDVYQNTPAEKQRAALNFVAEQVFSEPTWMIEEDYVNRFTNNPHTLTINVGNGVVNSLMSRLEILNSAYPAKDFLDDMTRLLITEKEGQDTEYIRMLQSTYVSTLCNSFKQMQVTSKARPATYSMLRKLSKMFKAQPNNDHYASLADYIERVLDYSSSVPAATAQPSRPATR from the coding sequence ATGAAGAAACTATCCCTATTGGTGCTTTCGCTGCTCATAATGATGCCTACAGCGGCTTTTGCGCAAAACGAAAAACCAGTTGAAAAGAAAACTGAAGCACCAGCAGCACCAAAAGCTGCAAAAAAAGTAGAGAAGAAGAAAGAAAAGAAGAGTGCACAGCCGAAAAAAGGGCAACCTACGCAAGCGGCAAAGCCATCTACACCGCCTCCAGCGCAGGCAAAGAGTGGACTATTCGGAGTTGCTAAGCAAGGCGACGACTATTTCTTTGACATCCCAGATACAATTCTCGGTAAACGCATACTAGCCACAGTGAGATTTATTTCAACTCCTGCCGACCTAAAACTTTATGGAGGAGAACTCGTCAACCAGCAAACAGTTTATTGGGAAAAAACACCAAACAACCATCTCGCGCTACGGTCCGACCCCTACGTAACGATGGCAGACAAATATGATGAAATAAACAAGGCTGTTACAACAAGCAATGAAAACCCCATTATTGGTTCATTTAAAATTGAACAAGGGGCAGGCAAAGGTGCATCACGCATCAAAGTAACGCAGTTCCTCCTTAGCGATAATGGAGCACTAACACTTAGCAAGAATACTAAGACAAACACCGGTGCCGCCAGTCTCATGCCCCAACAGTCATATATAGAAGAAATTAACACATTCCCACTCAACACGGAAGTAAAAATGGTTACCACTTGGATGGCACCAAGCGGACGAACTCCATCTGCGTCAATGACAGGAAAGCTGACATTCAGACTCAATGTCTCATTCGTGCAATTGCCAGACAAACCTATGCAACGTCGTCTTTTTGACCCACGCGTGGGCTATTTTACAGATGGGTTTACACTCTATTCAGACGACCAACAGAGAGTGGCTAATAAACGTTTCATCACACGCTGGCGCCTTGAACCGAAAAACGAAGAAGACGCTGAACGCATGAAACGTGGAGAACTCGTGGAACCAAAGAAACAAATCGTATATTACATCGACCCAGCAACACCTAAACAGTGGCGTAAATATCTCATTGCAGGAGTTGAAGATTGGCAAGAAGCATTTGAACAAGCAGGCTTTAAAAATGCAATAGTGGCAAAAGAATGGCCAGATAGTGATAAAACCATGTCGATGGAAGACGCACGTTATTCCGTTATACGATACCTCGCATCCGACATTCCTAACGCATACGGACCACAAGTGCACGATCCGCGCACAGGAGAAATCCTTGAAAGCCACATCTGCTGGTATCACAACGTGATGAAACTCGTGCACGATTGGTACATGGTTCAAGCTGGAACGCTCGATGAAGCAGCACAAAAAATGAAATTCGACGAAGAACTGATGGGGCAACTCATACGTTTCGTCTCTTCGCACGAGGTGGGACATACGCTGGGCCTGCGCCACAACTTCGGTTCGTCGAGCACCGTACCAGTGGAAAAACTGCGCGACAAGGCATGGGTGGAAGAGCATGGACACACACCGAGCATCATGGACTATGCGCGTTTCAACTATGTGGCGCAGCCTGAAGACGGTATCGAACGTGTGGGTATCTTCCCGCGCATCGGCGACTACGATAAGTGGGCTATCAAGTGGGGATATTCACCCATGTGGGATGCTTTTGATGACGAGAGCGACCATCGAGAACTCGAAAAACTCGTTCAGGACAATCTCGCTAAAGACCGCAGATTGTGGTTCGGAGACGGTGAAATGCGAAGAGGAGACCCGCGGTGCCAGACAGAAGACCTCGGCGACGATGCCATCCTCGCCAGCCACTATGGTATACTCAATCTGAAACGCCAAATGAAGAATGTACCGGAATGGAGTTACGATGCAACGGATATCTACAATACCAACGCAAGAGAGGTCTACAACACCATTATCTCACAGTTCAACAGATATATGGGACACGTAATGGGTAATATCGGAGGAGTTTACTACGATTTCAAGACAGTGGACGAATCAGGAGATGTTTACCAGAATACGCCCGCTGAGAAGCAGCGCGCAGCGCTTAACTTTGTGGCAGAACAAGTGTTCAGTGAACCCACATGGATGATAGAAGAGGATTATGTAAACCGTTTTACGAACAATCCCCACACACTTACAATAAACGTGGGAAATGGTGTGGTTAACAGCCTTATGTCAAGGCTCGAAATCCTAAACAGCGCATATCCTGCAAAAGACTTCCTCGACGACATGACACGACTGCTTATTACAGAAAAGGAAGGACAAGACACGGAATACATAAGAATGTTGCAGTCAACATACGTTTCAACACTTTGCAATAGTTTCAAACAAATGCAAGTAACGTCAAAGGCGCGTCCTGCAACCTACAGCATGCTCAGAAAACTCTCAAAGATGTTCAAAGCACAGCCAAACAATGACCATTATGCATCTCTGGCTGACTATATAGAGCGTGTACTCGACTATAGTTCTTCTGTTCCCGCAGCAACAGCGCAGCCCAGCCGTCCGGCAACGCGCTAA
- the rlmD gene encoding 23S rRNA (uracil(1939)-C(5))-methyltransferase RlmD yields the protein MARKKKPLPLLERITIEDVAAEGKALARVDNLVVFAPYVVPGDVVDLQVRRKKHSYAEAEAVKFHEYSPMRVEPFCKHFGVCGGCKWQCLSYEQQLHYKQKQVTDALTRIGKVELPEISPILGSKHTQAYRNKLEFGFSNKKWLTFEQINSNETFTDMDALGFHIPGAFDKILDIEECFLMPEINNKIRNGVRSFAKERSISFYDLRRQEGVLRNMMLRSSDTGELMVVMQFHCTSEDEHKQAEDVLCFMRDSFPEITSLLYVNNLKCNDTIGDLDILTFSGSSFIYEEMEGLRFKVGPKSFYQTNTEQAYELYKVARQLAALDGSQLVYDLYTGTGTIANFVARQARHVVGIEYVPEAIEDAKVNSEINGITNTSFFAGDMKDILTEAFLEEHGHPDVIITDPPRAGMHPDVVNTIIAAGPKRIVYVSCNPATQARDLAMLDVHYKVTAVQPVDMFPQTHHVENVVRLEKR from the coding sequence GTGGCAAGAAAAAAGAAACCCCTACCGCTGTTGGAGCGTATTACGATAGAAGACGTGGCTGCCGAAGGAAAGGCGCTTGCCCGTGTGGACAACCTCGTGGTGTTTGCACCATACGTTGTCCCGGGAGACGTGGTGGACCTTCAGGTGCGGAGAAAAAAACATAGTTACGCCGAAGCAGAGGCAGTGAAGTTCCATGAGTATTCGCCAATGCGGGTAGAACCCTTCTGCAAGCATTTTGGAGTGTGCGGAGGATGCAAATGGCAATGCCTCTCCTACGAACAGCAGTTGCACTACAAACAAAAGCAAGTAACAGACGCATTGACACGCATAGGGAAAGTGGAACTACCGGAAATTTCTCCTATTCTTGGCAGCAAACATACACAGGCGTATCGTAATAAACTCGAGTTTGGCTTCTCGAACAAGAAGTGGCTTACATTCGAACAAATCAACAGCAACGAAACGTTTACTGATATGGACGCGCTGGGTTTCCATATACCTGGAGCCTTCGATAAAATTCTTGACATAGAGGAGTGCTTCCTCATGCCTGAAATAAACAATAAAATCCGTAATGGTGTAAGGAGTTTTGCCAAAGAACGTAGCATATCATTCTACGATTTGCGGCGTCAGGAGGGAGTGCTGAGAAACATGATGCTTCGCTCATCCGATACAGGCGAACTCATGGTGGTCATGCAGTTCCATTGCACATCCGAAGATGAACATAAACAGGCAGAGGACGTGCTCTGCTTCATGCGCGACAGTTTCCCTGAAATCACCTCGTTGCTTTATGTGAACAACCTGAAATGCAATGACACCATCGGCGACCTCGACATCCTTACATTCAGTGGTTCCTCATTCATCTATGAAGAAATGGAAGGGTTGCGGTTTAAGGTGGGACCCAAAAGTTTCTACCAGACCAACACGGAGCAAGCCTATGAACTTTATAAGGTAGCACGCCAGTTGGCAGCACTCGATGGCAGTCAGTTGGTGTACGACCTATACACCGGCACTGGCACCATAGCCAATTTCGTTGCCCGTCAGGCAAGACACGTTGTGGGAATAGAATATGTGCCAGAGGCAATAGAAGATGCAAAAGTGAATTCTGAAATTAACGGTATAACGAATACTTCGTTTTTTGCAGGCGACATGAAGGATATCCTCACAGAAGCCTTCCTCGAAGAGCACGGACACCCCGACGTGATTATCACTGATCCGCCCCGCGCAGGAATGCACCCGGATGTGGTCAATACTATCATTGCTGCCGGGCCAAAGCGAATCGTATATGTAAGTTGCAACCCGGCAACACAGGCACGCGACCTCGCAATGCTAGACGTGCACTACAAAGTGACGGCTGTGCAACCGGTCGATATGTTCCCGCAAACACATCATGTAGAAAATGTCGTACGCCTCGAAAAAAGATAG
- the mutY gene encoding A/G-specific adenine glycosylase, translated as MNEKHNNGDLFFAKTIEEWYDKNRRELPWRDITDPYRIWISEIILQQTQVAQGYDYFLRFIRRFPTVETLSSANLDEVLQLWQGLGYYSRARNLHQAARQIVNLGGFPKDYKNIRALKGVGDYTAAAISSFAYGLPYATVDGNVYRVLARVFAIDTPIDTTAGKKQFAQLAQQLLDKKRPALYNQALMDFGALQCRPKSPDCTKCPLIAKCAAFASKCVDTLPVKQKRTKVKDRHLVYLYVRSKGKILLRQRQQGDIWQGLYEPFLMEYEQPAALHDVANDKRTVWLGEKAVFRNILSRYTHMLTHQRLNVEAYLVSIDEPKLTPDGYCWVDEANRDEYPVSRLVEIIFERINNN; from the coding sequence ATGAATGAGAAGCATAATAATGGCGACCTGTTCTTTGCCAAAACCATAGAGGAGTGGTATGACAAGAACAGACGCGAACTGCCTTGGCGGGACATCACTGATCCTTATCGCATCTGGATTTCTGAAATCATACTGCAACAAACCCAAGTGGCACAAGGATACGATTATTTTCTGCGTTTCATACGTCGGTTTCCGACTGTAGAAACGCTTTCTTCTGCCAACCTGGACGAAGTGCTGCAACTCTGGCAAGGATTAGGCTATTATAGCCGTGCCAGAAACCTGCATCAGGCAGCAAGACAAATTGTCAATCTGGGCGGATTTCCCAAGGATTACAAGAACATCAGGGCGCTCAAAGGAGTGGGCGACTATACCGCAGCAGCAATCAGTTCTTTCGCATACGGATTGCCCTATGCAACAGTGGATGGGAACGTGTATCGTGTTTTGGCAAGAGTGTTCGCCATCGATACACCCATCGACACCACAGCAGGAAAAAAGCAGTTCGCACAACTCGCGCAACAACTTCTCGACAAAAAACGACCGGCGCTGTACAATCAGGCACTCATGGATTTCGGAGCATTGCAGTGTCGTCCAAAGTCGCCCGACTGCACGAAATGCCCGTTAATCGCAAAATGCGCGGCATTCGCTTCAAAATGCGTTGACACTCTCCCGGTGAAGCAGAAACGCACAAAGGTAAAGGACCGCCATCTTGTCTATCTGTACGTCAGAAGTAAAGGCAAAATCCTACTCCGACAAAGACAGCAGGGAGACATTTGGCAAGGACTCTACGAACCGTTCCTCATGGAATATGAACAACCTGCTGCTCTGCACGACGTAGCAAACGACAAAAGGACTGTATGGCTGGGAGAAAAAGCCGTTTTCAGAAATATCCTCAGCAGATACACACACATGCTGACACATCAACGCCTGAATGTGGAAGCATACTTGGTCAGCATTGATGAGCCAAAACTTACACCGGATGGTTACTGTTGGGTAGATGAAGCAAATCGCGATGAATATCCCGTTTCAAGACTCGTGGAAATCATCTTCGAGCGGATAAACAACAACTAA
- a CDS encoding mannose-1-phosphate guanylyltransferase, whose product MNPNNHLVIMAGGIGSRFWPMSNEELPKQFLDILGCGKTLIQLTMQRFQDIVPAENVWVVTGERYKDLVYEQLPDVPKKNVLLEPCRRNTAPCICYVSTKIKKRNPKAVVVVTPSDHVILDVPAFKEAINESLEYTSETDAIVTLGIKPNRPETGYGYIKADLGFSSARMKNLYRVDAFKEKPDIDTAKQYIALPEYFWNAGIFVWSVNTIVNAFRVYESQMWKSFEALMPQFDTPKEQKAVNEVYENCKSISVDYAIMEKAEDIFVRPADIGWSDLGTWTSLLMLSDKDVYGNALIGDNIRVFETRNSVVHTTHLREVVVQGLDGYVVVEKDGALLICKLSEEQRIGLFHE is encoded by the coding sequence ATGAATCCTAACAACCATCTGGTAATAATGGCAGGCGGAATAGGTAGCCGCTTTTGGCCCATGAGCAACGAGGAATTACCTAAGCAGTTCCTCGACATACTTGGTTGCGGTAAAACGCTGATACAACTCACCATGCAACGCTTCCAGGATATCGTGCCGGCGGAGAATGTGTGGGTGGTTACGGGTGAACGATATAAAGACCTTGTTTACGAGCAACTGCCCGATGTTCCCAAAAAGAATGTCCTGCTCGAACCATGTCGCAGAAACACCGCACCATGTATCTGCTATGTCAGCACGAAAATAAAAAAACGCAATCCAAAAGCCGTTGTGGTTGTAACACCAAGCGACCATGTCATCCTCGATGTGCCGGCATTCAAGGAAGCCATCAACGAGTCTTTAGAATATACGTCTGAAACGGATGCAATAGTAACGCTCGGAATAAAACCTAACCGACCGGAAACAGGCTATGGCTACATCAAGGCAGACCTCGGATTTTCATCAGCACGAATGAAAAACCTCTACAGAGTGGATGCCTTCAAGGAAAAACCAGATATCGACACGGCAAAGCAATACATTGCATTGCCGGAATACTTCTGGAATGCCGGTATATTTGTTTGGAGCGTAAACACCATTGTCAATGCTTTCAGAGTGTACGAATCGCAAATGTGGAAGAGTTTTGAGGCACTGATGCCGCAGTTTGATACACCCAAAGAACAGAAGGCGGTGAACGAAGTATATGAAAACTGCAAGAGCATATCCGTGGACTATGCCATCATGGAAAAGGCGGAGGACATCTTCGTGCGACCCGCTGATATAGGGTGGAGCGATCTCGGAACGTGGACATCACTCCTCATGCTCAGCGACAAGGATGTGTACGGCAATGCACTCATAGGAGATAACATACGAGTGTTTGAAACAAGAAACAGTGTTGTTCATACAACCCATTTGCGTGAAGTTGTAGTGCAGGGGCTCGATGGATACGTTGTGGTGGAGAAAGATGGCGCACTGCTCATCTGCAAACTTTCCGAAGAACAGCGTATAGGCTTGTTCCATGAATGA
- a CDS encoding DUF1573 domain-containing protein, which produces MKKILLLLVAFICTVGISAQAVLSLDRTSHNFGTFKESKVQKTTFTVTNTGNKPLIIQQAFTSCGCTVANYTKTPIQPGEKGTITVSYDGKNKFPGQFRKVVTVRSNASNSLVRIYVEGILEKD; this is translated from the coding sequence ATGAAAAAGATATTATTGCTCCTCGTTGCATTCATCTGCACAGTCGGTATTTCCGCTCAGGCAGTATTAAGTCTTGACCGTACTTCCCACAATTTCGGAACGTTCAAGGAAAGCAAAGTGCAGAAAACAACTTTCACAGTGACAAATACGGGTAATAAGCCGCTCATCATTCAGCAAGCATTCACATCGTGCGGATGCACAGTGGCTAATTACACGAAAACTCCCATACAACCAGGAGAAAAAGGAACAATAACTGTTTCTTACGACGGAAAGAATAAGTTCCCGGGACAATTCCGCAAGGTGGTAACAGTGCGCTCAAATGCATCAAATTCACTTGTGCGAATTTATGTAGAGGGAATACTCGAAAAGGACTGA
- the ruvC gene encoding crossover junction endodeoxyribonuclease RuvC — protein MAQKTTSAQSLKERIILGIDPGTNVLGYGVLKVVGNKAEMVTMGVIDLRKVSDIYLKLGRIYERVMGIIDSYLPDEMAVEAPFFGKNVQSMLKLGRAEGVAIAAAISRQVPICEYAPLKVKMSITGKGSSSKQQVAVFMQKMLNIPESSMLPYLDATDALAVAYCHFLHSNRPDLTGSGGGTKSWKAYAQQHGKSVSDTTTGPQKKLAQLLKTSKKK, from the coding sequence ATGGCACAAAAGACGACTTCTGCTCAATCTCTTAAGGAGCGCATCATACTTGGCATTGACCCCGGTACAAACGTTTTGGGTTATGGTGTGCTGAAGGTTGTCGGGAACAAGGCAGAGATGGTAACGATGGGTGTGATAGACCTTCGTAAGGTGAGCGACATCTATTTGAAACTTGGCAGGATTTATGAGCGCGTGATGGGAATCATAGACAGTTACCTTCCGGACGAGATGGCTGTTGAGGCACCTTTTTTCGGCAAGAACGTTCAGAGCATGCTCAAGTTGGGGCGTGCCGAAGGTGTGGCTATCGCAGCAGCCATCAGTCGCCAGGTGCCTATTTGTGAGTATGCTCCTCTGAAGGTCAAGATGTCCATAACAGGGAAAGGCAGTTCGAGCAAGCAACAAGTGGCAGTTTTCATGCAGAAGATGCTCAATATACCCGAGAGCAGCATGCTACCCTATTTAGATGCCACAGATGCACTCGCCGTGGCATATTGTCATTTCCTTCACAGCAACCGCCCCGACCTGACAGGTTCCGGCGGTGGCACAAAATCGTGGAAGGCATACGCACAGCAACATGGAAAAAGCGTGAGCGACACCACGACCGGTCCTCAGAAAAAACTGGCACAACTGCTAAAGACCTCAAAGAAAAAGTAA
- a CDS encoding ATP-binding cassette domain-containing protein — protein MTSSTSSSRLASPLISVIKAVPRHPDFPVAAPVDFEMNEGEIIAICGENGAGKTLLVNIITGALPLREGSVKYNIPLKDGEHFYDQLRVMAFHDAFGDLTPEYHQQRWNHGDEKTYPTVGEVLNADIEGLKNLADRNDAKSFLKWLCNTSELEKPINWLSSGELRKFQIAKEMRHVPRVLIIDSPFIGLDAQTREQFCEVLATLARTTGLILVMARDEDIPEFVTHVVRVDGRRVGSKVRRCDYIADVAANVSHLSEAERNLVRDLAARTPAPDVDSLLKFNDITISYFGRTILSHVSWEVLRGERWALKGPNGSGKSTLLSLVCADNPMAYACDITLFGHRRGTGESIWDIKRHIGYVSPELYRSYCKPERVIDIVGSGLRDTNGLHRLPDDSEKAYCRQWLDLFELTNLADRSFLKISEGEQRLVLLARAFVKSPSLIILDEPFHGLDSRRRQRALEIIETYVENRDKSIIMVSHYDVDFPEIIDKNLTLSKQKDYD, from the coding sequence ATGACATCATCCACTTCCTCATCGAGATTAGCATCACCGCTCATCAGTGTGATTAAAGCAGTGCCCCGTCATCCGGATTTTCCGGTGGCTGCACCTGTGGATTTTGAGATGAACGAAGGAGAAATAATTGCCATCTGTGGTGAAAATGGCGCGGGAAAGACTTTACTTGTCAACATCATCACCGGCGCACTCCCCCTGCGCGAAGGCAGTGTAAAATACAACATTCCGCTAAAAGACGGTGAGCATTTTTACGACCAACTGCGTGTGATGGCATTTCATGATGCATTCGGAGACCTGACACCGGAATACCACCAGCAACGCTGGAACCATGGCGACGAGAAGACCTACCCCACCGTGGGCGAAGTGCTGAATGCGGATATAGAAGGGCTGAAAAATCTTGCGGACAGAAACGATGCAAAGTCCTTTCTGAAATGGCTTTGTAATACATCGGAACTTGAGAAACCCATCAACTGGCTGTCGAGCGGTGAACTTCGCAAGTTCCAGATAGCCAAGGAGATGCGGCATGTACCCCGTGTCCTGATTATAGATTCTCCTTTCATCGGGCTTGATGCCCAGACACGCGAACAATTCTGCGAAGTACTTGCCACACTTGCCCGCACCACAGGATTGATTCTTGTCATGGCACGCGATGAAGACATTCCCGAGTTCGTAACGCACGTGGTCAGAGTGGATGGCAGGCGTGTTGGGTCAAAGGTTCGGCGCTGCGACTATATTGCAGATGTAGCGGCAAATGTGTCGCACCTTAGCGAAGCAGAGCGCAATCTTGTTCGCGACCTGGCTGCCCGCACTCCCGCGCCGGATGTTGACAGTCTTCTTAAATTTAATGACATCACCATTTCCTACTTCGGCAGAACCATTCTCAGCCACGTCAGTTGGGAAGTGCTTCGCGGTGAGCGTTGGGCGCTGAAAGGTCCCAATGGTTCGGGTAAATCCACCTTACTGTCGCTCGTATGTGCAGACAACCCTATGGCATACGCCTGCGACATTACGCTCTTTGGGCATCGTCGCGGCACGGGCGAGAGCATTTGGGACATCAAGCGTCACATCGGCTATGTGTCGCCCGAACTTTACCGCAGTTATTGCAAGCCGGAACGTGTGATTGACATCGTTGGCAGCGGTTTGCGCGACACAAATGGTTTACATCGCCTGCCCGACGACAGCGAGAAGGCCTACTGCCGCCAATGGCTTGATTTGTTCGAGTTAACTAATCTCGCCGACCGCAGTTTTCTGAAGATTTCAGAAGGTGAGCAGCGTCTGGTGCTTTTGGCACGCGCTTTCGTGAAAAGTCCTTCCTTAATAATTCTTGACGAGCCTTTCCACGGCTTGGACAGCCGTCGTCGCCAACGTGCATTGGAAATTATCGAAACCTACGTTGAGAACCGAGACAAAAGCATTATCATGGTCTCGCATTACGATGTGGATTTCCCTGAAATAATAGACAAAAATCTTACATTATCAAAACAAAAAGACTATGACTGA
- a CDS encoding HD domain-containing protein has protein sequence MTEQEIQENKTRFIALCREKISRKGLDGLLDYLEKTDFYIAPTSTKFHLNEAGGLCKHSINVYETAVAINDSVIKPAIESGESPFSEAPSDESIAVAALFHDVCKVNLYHKEEKWKKDSSGRWVSYEGYTSNDTFPFGHGEKSCFFIERFIRLRPEELLAIRWHMGMFDMGENGTAMRKAFYSAMDLYPLVSLLQSADTIASKCREKTTIY, from the coding sequence ATGACTGAACAAGAAATACAAGAGAACAAGACGCGCTTTATCGCGCTTTGCCGAGAGAAAATAAGCAGGAAGGGGCTTGACGGTTTGCTCGACTACTTGGAAAAAACAGATTTCTACATTGCTCCCACTTCCACGAAATTCCACCTGAACGAGGCAGGCGGTCTTTGCAAACATTCTATCAATGTTTATGAAACGGCCGTCGCAATAAACGATTCTGTTATTAAGCCTGCCATTGAGAGCGGCGAGAGTCCATTTTCAGAAGCGCCATCGGACGAGAGCATTGCTGTTGCGGCTTTGTTTCACGATGTTTGCAAGGTAAATTTATATCATAAAGAGGAAAAATGGAAGAAAGATAGTTCAGGTCGTTGGGTGTCGTATGAAGGCTATACGAGCAATGATACTTTCCCTTTTGGCCATGGTGAGAAGTCGTGCTTTTTCATAGAGCGTTTCATACGTCTCCGACCTGAAGAACTTCTTGCTATCCGCTGGCACATGGGCATGTTCGATATGGGCGAAAATGGTACGGCCATGCGCAAAGCCTTCTATAGTGCCATGGATCTATATCCGCTCGTATCACTTTTACAATCAGCCGATACTATTGCTTCCAAATGCCGGGAGAAGACAACTATATACTAG
- a CDS encoding Na+/H+ antiporter NhaC family protein, whose translation MKHYKGIIAITPLFVLALSFLALSAALGDFSKVPLLIVFILTAVYALCITRELPLKERLKCFSKGAGAPDLLMMVWIFMLAGAFAASAKTAGCIDATVNATLSVLPDEMILAGIFIAACFVSLSIGTSVGTIVALVPVAVGVAAKTDISVPMATASAVGGAFFGDNLSFISDTTIVATQSQGCKLNDKFRVNFRIVLPAALITMAVYVVLGLGQTGSPELGEVNWLKMLPYIVVIGLALTGMNVLLVLLIGNLFTGIIGISTGAFDIEGWFAAIQTGISGMAELIMISMLAGGLLALIKQNGGIDYIIRSLTKRVSTGRGAEWSIAALVSITNLCTANNTVAILSVGKLSRDIAEKYGVDKRKSASVLDTFSCFVQSLIPYGAQLLMAAGLAAISPVEIIPFLFYPFIMGVCAMLAIQFRYPGKYSSI comes from the coding sequence ATGAAACACTATAAAGGCATAATAGCCATTACTCCGCTTTTCGTCCTGGCACTGTCCTTCCTTGCGCTCAGCGCAGCGTTAGGAGACTTCTCAAAGGTGCCTCTTCTCATCGTGTTTATTCTCACTGCAGTTTATGCGCTCTGTATCACCCGGGAACTGCCGCTGAAGGAACGCCTGAAATGCTTTTCGAAAGGAGCAGGCGCGCCCGACTTGCTGATGATGGTGTGGATTTTTATGTTGGCAGGAGCCTTTGCTGCTTCGGCAAAAACTGCAGGATGTATCGATGCAACGGTGAATGCCACGCTCAGTGTGTTGCCCGATGAAATGATTTTGGCTGGCATCTTCATTGCAGCATGCTTCGTTTCGCTTTCAATAGGTACATCTGTCGGGACAATCGTTGCACTCGTACCAGTGGCAGTGGGAGTCGCTGCTAAAACGGACATCTCAGTGCCTATGGCAACGGCATCAGCCGTAGGTGGGGCTTTCTTCGGCGACAACCTCTCTTTCATCTCCGATACAACCATTGTTGCAACGCAGTCGCAGGGGTGCAAACTCAATGACAAATTCAGAGTAAACTTCCGAATCGTTCTCCCTGCTGCACTCATCACGATGGCTGTCTATGTCGTACTCGGACTTGGGCAAACCGGTTCGCCGGAACTCGGAGAAGTCAACTGGCTGAAAATGTTGCCCTACATAGTGGTTATAGGCCTCGCACTGACAGGAATGAATGTGCTTCTTGTGCTGCTCATCGGTAACTTGTTTACGGGAATTATCGGAATATCAACGGGAGCGTTCGACATAGAAGGCTGGTTCGCCGCAATACAGACTGGTATCAGCGGTATGGCAGAACTCATCATGATTTCTATGCTCGCGGGAGGGTTGCTCGCACTCATCAAGCAAAACGGAGGTATTGACTACATCATCCGGTCGCTCACCAAACGAGTAAGTACGGGGCGAGGAGCAGAATGGAGCATCGCCGCACTTGTAAGCATCACTAATCTCTGTACGGCAAACAATACCGTGGCAATACTCTCCGTGGGGAAACTATCGCGTGATATAGCCGAGAAATATGGCGTTGACAAACGCAAAAGCGCAAGTGTGCTCGACACTTTCTCATGTTTTGTACAGAGCCTGATACCTTATGGCGCACAACTACTAATGGCAGCCGGATTGGCTGCCATTAGCCCGGTGGAAATCATTCCTTTCCTCTTCTATCCGTTTATCATGGGAGTCTGCGCCATGCTGGCGATACAATTCCGATATCCGGGAAAATACTCTAGTATATAG